In the Lebetimonas natsushimae genome, one interval contains:
- a CDS encoding ABC transporter ATP-binding protein: MIQIRHLRKVFGKKEVLKDINLDIVDKKITYILGMSGQGKSTIIKHIVGLLKPTSGNVLVDGVDVAKADIKTLYEIRKKVGFTFQEGALFDSMTIFDNVAFPLVEHTNLSKKEIEKKVFETLEMVGLEAKRVAYLYPHELSGGMRKRAATARSIIMTPKYILYDEPTSGLDPIISDKITRMIMQLNKNYNMTSVVISHDLKETFKSADFVALLFNGKIIEYGDVESFKNSQNPIVRAFIEGNAEKYEKLADGI, encoded by the coding sequence ATGATCCAGATCAGGCATTTAAGAAAAGTTTTTGGAAAAAAAGAGGTTTTAAAAGATATAAATTTGGATATTGTTGATAAAAAAATAACATATATTTTAGGAATGTCGGGGCAGGGTAAATCAACTATTATAAAACATATAGTCGGACTTCTCAAACCTACAAGCGGGAATGTTTTAGTTGACGGTGTTGATGTTGCAAAAGCAGATATAAAAACTCTTTATGAAATTAGAAAAAAAGTGGGTTTTACCTTTCAGGAAGGTGCCCTTTTTGACAGTATGACCATATTTGACAACGTTGCATTTCCACTCGTAGAGCATACAAACTTATCAAAAAAAGAGATAGAGAAAAAAGTTTTTGAAACACTTGAAATGGTGGGGCTCGAGGCAAAAAGGGTGGCATATCTTTATCCGCATGAATTAAGCGGAGGTATGAGAAAAAGGGCTGCAACCGCCAGGTCTATTATAATGACACCCAAATACATTCTTTATGATGAACCTACAAGCGGGCTTGACCCGATTATCAGTGATAAAATTACAAGAATGATAATGCAATTAAATAAAAATTACAATATGACAAGCGTTGTAATTTCCCATGATTTGAAAGAAACATTTAAAAGTGCTGATTTCGTTGCATTACTTTTTAACGGGAAAATCATTGAGTATGGAGATGTTGAAAGCTTTAAAAATTCCCAAAATCCCATAGTCAGGGCATTTATTGAAGGAAACGCAGAAAAATATGAAAAATTAGCTGATGGTATATAA
- a CDS encoding ATP-dependent Clp protease adaptor ClpS: MPTKVITENDLEIITPKLFKVILLNDDYTTFDFVIEILRSVFHKSEEEAINITLKVDREGSAVVGVYPYEIAQMKVDKTHSLARTAGYPLRARIEEV; this comes from the coding sequence ATGCCAACTAAGGTAATTACTGAAAATGATTTAGAAATTATCACACCGAAACTTTTTAAAGTCATCCTTTTAAATGATGACTATACAACTTTTGATTTTGTTATTGAAATTCTTCGCTCTGTGTTTCACAAAAGCGAAGAAGAAGCTATAAATATTACGCTCAAAGTGGATAGAGAAGGCAGTGCCGTTGTGGGTGTGTATCCATATGAAATAGCACAGATGAAAGTAGATAAAACACACTCCCTTGCACGTACTGCCGGCTATCCGCTGAGGGCTAGAATAGAGGAGGTATAA
- a CDS encoding GNAT family N-acetyltransferase codes for MRVSNIFSPLIVKKEKFKVNVRDFKESDATGIINLIEANYGDTYYRKDFYNPNMWIKANREKKIVPIIAEYEGKIVGQFSLIINDKYNAEIGIAVVHPDFKGRGIMNQMFDYLIEKAKNLGLYAIYGEAIMFHPFSQKANLTHGMVETALQLGEVAHWINQKDIKFEKRSGVLISYLVFKKEKKNYHIPEIYKKIILDRVKKLKIPLTNTKIKRIKPKLELVLKNTLKIAIIRSDSKIKNFKNRFNMLFSKAKIKADMIYLDINLESHYAPELVEFANKKGFFYSGLLLYRYDGMDYLRLQFENRHKIEERLNVCFSDYCKKLTKIILKDKKRVLRKNYD; via the coding sequence ATGAGGGTTAGTAATATTTTTTCTCCTTTAATAGTTAAAAAGGAGAAATTTAAAGTAAATGTAAGGGATTTTAAAGAGAGTGATGCTACAGGTATTATAAATTTGATAGAAGCAAATTACGGGGATACATATTACAGAAAGGATTTTTATAATCCAAACATGTGGATAAAAGCAAACAGGGAAAAAAAGATAGTGCCAATAATTGCTGAATATGAAGGAAAAATTGTAGGTCAGTTTTCTTTGATTATCAATGATAAATATAATGCGGAAATTGGTATAGCGGTGGTTCACCCGGATTTCAAAGGAAGAGGGATAATGAATCAAATGTTTGATTATCTTATAGAAAAAGCCAAGAATTTAGGATTATATGCTATATATGGTGAAGCCATAATGTTTCATCCGTTTTCGCAAAAAGCGAATCTAACTCACGGAATGGTGGAAACTGCACTGCAATTGGGGGAAGTAGCCCACTGGATAAATCAGAAAGATATAAAGTTTGAAAAAAGAAGCGGTGTTTTGATTTCTTATCTTGTTTTTAAGAAGGAAAAGAAAAATTATCATATACCAGAAATTTATAAAAAAATAATTTTAGACAGGGTTAAAAAATTAAAAATTCCTTTAACAAATACCAAGATAAAAAGAATAAAACCAAAGCTGGAATTGGTATTAAAAAATACTTTAAAAATTGCAATAATAAGAAGCGACAGTAAAATAAAAAATTTTAAAAACAGGTTTAATATGCTTTTTTCAAAAGCAAAAATCAAAGCAGATATGATATATCTTGATATTAATCTTGAATCCCATTATGCACCGGAATTGGTAGAATTTGCAAATAAAAAAGGATTTTTTTACAGCGGACTTTTATTATACAGATATGACGGAATGGATTATCTGAGGCTTCAGTTTGAAAACAGGCATAAAATAGAAGAGAGATTAAATGTCTGTTTTAGCGATTACTGCAAAAAACTTACAAAAATTATCCTAAAAGACAAAAAAAGGGTATTAAGAAAAAATTATGACTGA
- the dapE gene encoding succinyl-diaminopimelate desuccinylase, giving the protein MDLINLFKKLLSFKSITPNDDGAMEFIKNYLNDFKVIEIEKEGVKNLFLYKKFADGDHLCFAGHIDVVPPGDGWKTDPFTPTEKDGFIYARGAQDMKSGVAAFLYALKNAKNFNGTLSTLITSDEEGDAIYGTKYMLEILKEKNMLPDFAIVAEPTCEKEFGDTIKIGRRGSINGVLKKIGLQGHAAYPEKSINPIHKVAQVLHKIAGVDLDSGDEYFAPSKFVVTDIRAGMEVTNVTPGELKMMFNVRNNTHTTKEDIEKFIHKYFKDMNYTLELKQSAKPFITSPNTKVVKNLDKSIQKITGLIPKHSTAGGTSDARFFAEYGVKVVEFGVKNDTIHAPNERTSKDEVIKLSQVFENVIKEWN; this is encoded by the coding sequence GTGGATTTAATAAATCTTTTTAAAAAACTGCTCAGTTTTAAATCCATAACACCTAATGATGATGGGGCTATGGAATTTATAAAAAATTATTTAAATGATTTTAAAGTAATAGAAATTGAAAAAGAAGGGGTTAAAAATCTTTTTTTATATAAAAAGTTCGCAGATGGAGATCATTTATGTTTTGCTGGTCATATAGATGTTGTCCCACCAGGGGACGGCTGGAAAACAGACCCGTTTACCCCCACTGAAAAAGACGGGTTTATTTATGCAAGAGGCGCTCAGGATATGAAAAGCGGTGTTGCTGCATTTTTATATGCCCTTAAAAATGCCAAAAATTTCAACGGAACCCTTAGTACGCTTATCACAAGCGATGAAGAAGGTGATGCAATATATGGAACCAAATATATGCTTGAAATTTTAAAAGAAAAAAATATGCTGCCAGATTTTGCAATAGTGGCAGAACCAACATGTGAAAAAGAATTCGGTGATACCATAAAAATAGGAAGGCGTGGAAGTATAAACGGAGTACTTAAAAAAATTGGACTTCAAGGACATGCCGCATATCCAGAAAAATCCATCAATCCGATTCATAAAGTTGCCCAGGTTCTTCATAAAATTGCAGGGGTTGATTTAGACAGCGGCGATGAATATTTTGCGCCGAGCAAATTTGTGGTGACTGATATCCGCGCCGGTATGGAGGTTACGAATGTAACGCCGGGTGAGCTTAAAATGATGTTTAATGTAAGAAACAACACCCACACAACAAAAGAAGACATAGAAAAATTTATTCATAAATATTTTAAAGATATGAATTATACACTCGAACTCAAACAGAGTGCAAAACCTTTTATCACATCCCCAAATACAAAAGTAGTTAAAAATTTAGATAAATCCATTCAAAAAATAACCGGCCTAATTCCAAAACATTCCACAGCAGGAGGCACAAGCGATGCCAGATTTTTTGCGGAATACGGGGTGAAGGTGGTAGAATTTGGAGTTAAAAACGATACAATTCACGCTCCAAATGAAAGAACAAGCAAAGATGAGGTTATTAAACTTTCTCAAGTTTTTGAAAATGTAATCAAGGAATGGAATTGA
- the clpA gene encoding ATP-dependent Clp protease ATP-binding subunit ClpA, which translates to MQITENLRNILNEIINEAKRRHNEYITVDHAFYILLKDQNIRNLLEDVGVDVDYIRRGLDYYLDRYIEKVPVSVTPTETLSFHKATERMIKHIQGIRKNVADEIDFFIALLEDETSYAAQLLKEFGIEKVEIVEYVTENKEEAKEEKSKVLEEFTTELTSIAKEFDDVIGREKEINRIMQILVRRKKNNPVLVGEPGVGKSAIVEGLAKKIALNEVPKELKGKKIYSLDMGSLIAGTKYRGEFEKRMKAILKELKKEDEPILFIDEIHMIVGAGAAGGSNMDVANLLKPALARGEIRCIGATTYEEYKNYFEKDRALNRRFQKIDIKEPSIEDTIKILEGLKPKYEEFHKVRYSKEALKSAANLAKKYLREKFLPDSAIDLIDEAGAKYKLKGKKLITKSDIETIVASIANIPKESASNNEIEKLKNLEDNLKSKVFGQDKAIKELVKVIKRKKAGLTREDKPIGSFLFVGPTGVGKTEVAKQLANVLGVNFIRFDMSEYQEKHSVAKLIGSPPGYVGYEKGGMLTETIRKHPHSVLLLDEIEKAHPDIVQILLQVMDSATLTDNDGRKADFRNVILIMTSNLGVGEGNNLGFMQEFSEFKEEAISRFFAPEFLNRLDAVVRFKPLSKENVVMVVDKFINELQDKLNAKRVKLSLTKRAKVALAKKGYSPKMGARPLARVIEENIVEPLSDEILFGELKNGGEVRFDYTKDKFNFKVKK; encoded by the coding sequence ATGCAGATAACTGAAAATTTAAGAAATATATTAAATGAAATAATTAATGAAGCTAAAAGAAGACATAATGAATATATTACAGTAGACCATGCTTTTTATATTTTATTGAAAGACCAAAACATACGCAATTTACTTGAAGATGTGGGGGTTGATGTAGATTATATAAGAAGGGGGCTTGATTATTATCTTGACAGATATATAGAAAAAGTCCCTGTAAGCGTAACTCCTACAGAAACACTGTCTTTTCACAAAGCAACTGAAAGAATGATAAAACATATTCAGGGAATCAGAAAAAATGTAGCTGATGAAATTGACTTTTTTATAGCTCTTTTGGAAGATGAGACAAGCTATGCAGCTCAGCTTCTTAAAGAATTCGGAATTGAAAAAGTGGAAATTGTCGAATATGTGACAGAAAATAAAGAAGAAGCTAAAGAAGAAAAATCAAAAGTTTTAGAAGAATTTACAACGGAACTTACTTCCATTGCAAAAGAATTTGACGATGTTATAGGACGTGAAAAAGAAATTAACAGAATTATGCAAATTCTTGTCAGACGCAAAAAAAATAATCCTGTTTTAGTAGGAGAACCTGGAGTTGGAAAAAGTGCGATAGTTGAAGGGCTAGCCAAAAAAATTGCCCTAAATGAGGTGCCAAAAGAACTGAAAGGCAAAAAAATTTATTCTCTTGATATGGGAAGTCTGATTGCAGGTACCAAATACAGGGGTGAATTTGAAAAAAGAATGAAAGCAATACTTAAAGAGCTTAAAAAAGAAGATGAGCCTATTTTATTTATAGATGAAATTCATATGATTGTGGGAGCCGGTGCCGCGGGCGGCAGTAATATGGATGTGGCAAACCTATTAAAACCGGCCCTTGCTAGGGGTGAAATCAGATGTATAGGTGCCACAACTTATGAAGAATATAAAAACTATTTTGAAAAAGACAGAGCCCTAAATAGAAGATTTCAAAAAATTGATATAAAAGAACCAAGCATTGAAGATACTATTAAAATCCTTGAAGGGTTAAAACCTAAATATGAAGAGTTTCATAAAGTAAGATATTCAAAAGAGGCTCTAAAATCAGCGGCAAATTTAGCTAAAAAATATTTAAGGGAAAAATTTTTGCCTGACAGTGCAATTGACTTAATAGATGAAGCAGGGGCTAAATATAAACTAAAAGGTAAAAAACTTATCACAAAAAGTGATATAGAAACAATTGTGGCATCTATTGCAAACATTCCAAAAGAGAGTGCAAGCAATAACGAAATAGAAAAATTAAAAAACCTTGAAGATAATCTAAAATCAAAAGTTTTTGGTCAGGATAAGGCTATAAAAGAGCTTGTAAAAGTTATAAAAAGAAAAAAAGCGGGATTAACCCGTGAAGATAAACCGATAGGAAGCTTTTTATTTGTGGGACCTACAGGTGTGGGTAAAACAGAAGTTGCAAAACAGCTGGCAAATGTTTTGGGAGTAAATTTCATAAGATTTGATATGAGTGAATATCAGGAAAAACACTCAGTTGCAAAACTTATCGGTTCGCCTCCCGGATATGTGGGATATGAAAAAGGAGGGATGTTGACTGAGACAATCAGAAAACATCCTCACAGTGTGTTGTTACTTGATGAAATAGAAAAAGCGCATCCTGACATTGTGCAAATACTTTTGCAAGTAATGGACAGTGCAACTTTAACAGACAATGACGGAAGAAAAGCCGATTTTAGAAATGTGATTTTGATTATGACAAGTAACCTCGGGGTTGGTGAAGGAAACAATCTTGGATTTATGCAGGAATTCAGCGAATTTAAAGAAGAGGCAATCAGCAGATTTTTTGCACCTGAATTTTTAAACAGACTTGATGCAGTGGTTAGATTTAAACCATTAAGCAAAGAAAATGTGGTAATGGTTGTGGATAAATTTATAAATGAACTTCAGGATAAATTAAATGCTAAGAGAGTAAAATTAAGCCTTACTAAAAGAGCTAAAGTTGCCCTTGCTAAAAAAGGATATTCTCCTAAAATGGGAGCAAGACCACTTGCCAGGGTGATTGAAGAAAATATCGTAGAGCCACTCAGTGATGAAATTTTATTCGGAGAACTTAAAAACGGAGGAGAAGTAAGGTTTGATTACACTAAAGATAAATTTAATTTTAAAGTTAAAAAATGA
- a CDS encoding YqiA/YcfP family alpha/beta fold hydrolase — translation MRLIYIHGFGSCGKGNKYNILKNLYIPILAPDLPPSPKDAINTLDAVIKPDDIVIGSSLGGYYAIYLAERYFLKAILINPSLKPYKTLKQYTGLQFRFCDKKPFYWQKEYLKELKNFKTKPKRAKYLVLLQSKDEILNYKKTLKKFKNKPNAKVIVEYGGNHRFENLYDYLSLINNFIK, via the coding sequence ATGAGACTTATCTATATTCACGGGTTTGGAAGCTGTGGAAAAGGTAACAAATATAATATATTAAAAAATCTCTATATTCCCATTTTAGCTCCAGACCTTCCCCCATCCCCAAAAGATGCTATAAACACACTTGATGCAGTAATAAAACCAGATGATATTGTAATAGGCAGTTCCCTTGGAGGATATTATGCCATTTATTTAGCTGAGAGATATTTTTTAAAAGCCATCTTAATCAACCCTTCGCTAAAACCATATAAAACATTAAAACAATACACTGGACTTCAATTCAGATTTTGTGATAAAAAACCTTTTTACTGGCAAAAAGAGTATTTAAAAGAACTGAAAAATTTCAAAACAAAACCAAAAAGAGCAAAATATTTGGTCTTGCTTCAAAGCAAGGATGAAATATTGAATTATAAAAAAACCCTTAAAAAATTTAAAAATAAACCAAATGCAAAAGTAATAGTTGAATACGGCGGCAATCACCGGTTTGAAAATTTATATGATTATCTCAGTCTAATTAATAATTTTATAAAATAA
- the aat gene encoding leucyl/phenylalanyl-tRNA--protein transferase translates to MIKVRETPPLYLLDDFEFPSPYEEFDDGFVGASYDLHPKRLLEGYSRGFFPWYQDDDGLFHWFVLDRRLILKVDEVKVTKKLAQKLRSSKWEFKINTRFNDVINYCSNIKRKDSGTWINDAFKEAYTKLYELGFAMSVESYYEGELVGGFYGVAINKYFSGESMFHIKPDASKLALIYFCNVLKENGIEFIDCQVPSAHLQRMGAKIYEKKDFIPMIQKASGVLKD, encoded by the coding sequence ATGATAAAGGTCAGAGAAACCCCTCCGCTTTATCTTCTTGATGATTTTGAATTTCCAAGTCCATATGAAGAATTCGATGACGGATTTGTAGGTGCCAGTTATGATTTGCATCCAAAAAGACTGCTTGAAGGATATTCAAGGGGATTTTTTCCGTGGTATCAGGATGATGACGGGCTTTTTCACTGGTTTGTACTTGATAGAAGACTTATTTTAAAAGTTGATGAGGTAAAGGTTACAAAAAAACTTGCCCAAAAACTAAGAAGCTCCAAATGGGAATTTAAAATAAACACCCGTTTTAACGATGTAATAAACTACTGCTCAAATATAAAAAGAAAAGACAGCGGTACCTGGATAAATGACGCTTTTAAAGAGGCTTATACAAAACTCTATGAGCTTGGATTTGCCATGTCCGTTGAGAGTTATTATGAAGGGGAATTAGTCGGCGGATTTTACGGAGTGGCGATTAATAAATATTTCAGCGGTGAGAGTATGTTTCATATAAAACCGGATGCAAGTAAACTCGCTTTAATTTATTTTTGCAATGTTTTAAAAGAAAACGGAATTGAGTTTATTGACTGTCAGGTTCCAAGCGCACATCTTCAAAGAATGGGTGCAAAAATATATGAAAAAAAAGATTTTATTCCAATGATTCAAAAAGCGAGCGGTGTTTTGAAAGATTAA
- a CDS encoding amidohydrolase codes for MQSVLNEIDSLKDKIIEIRRHIHMYPDLSHEEKPTRDYVKNILEKEGIKCKTFKNHYGMVCDIVVDENKPFLAFRADMDALPIQEENDVEYKSRKKGIMHACGHDAHTAILTGLLIALNRHKDKLAVNIRGIFQHSEEDTEGGSEDLIKDGALENVVAIFGLHMYPYLNIGEIGYKFGEMMASADTFEIEIFGKSSHGARPHEGVDALLTGALVINSINHIISRRIDPLHPAVITMGTVEGGKAPNVICDHVKMTGTVRTLNDKVRKRIKEMMEDAMKGICHTMGAEYKFHYFFGNPELVNDDEMLKLVIKSAKEVGAKPVDLKLPVMGGEDFANYLKLVKGAFFRLGSCNRKKEIGCIAQHNPKFDIDENSLVIGAKVMANLVKEFKNEG; via the coding sequence ATGCAGTCTGTTTTAAATGAAATTGATTCCTTAAAAGACAAGATTATTGAAATAAGACGTCATATTCATATGTATCCGGATCTTTCACATGAAGAAAAACCGACCAGAGATTATGTGAAAAATATTTTAGAAAAAGAGGGTATTAAATGCAAAACTTTTAAAAATCATTATGGAATGGTATGTGATATTGTAGTAGATGAAAACAAACCTTTTTTGGCATTTAGGGCAGATATGGACGCACTTCCTATACAAGAAGAAAATGATGTAGAGTATAAATCAAGAAAAAAAGGGATTATGCATGCCTGCGGACATGATGCGCATACTGCGATTTTAACAGGGCTTTTAATTGCTTTAAATAGACACAAAGATAAACTTGCGGTAAATATTAGAGGGATTTTCCAACACAGCGAAGAAGATACAGAAGGTGGAAGTGAAGATTTAATAAAAGACGGAGCACTGGAAAATGTAGTGGCTATTTTTGGACTTCATATGTATCCGTATTTAAATATAGGTGAGATTGGATATAAATTCGGAGAAATGATGGCAAGTGCGGATACGTTTGAGATAGAAATTTTTGGGAAAAGTTCTCACGGTGCAAGACCTCATGAAGGGGTTGATGCTCTTTTAACGGGTGCTCTTGTAATTAATTCAATAAATCATATCATCTCAAGAAGAATAGATCCGCTTCACCCTGCTGTTATTACAATGGGAACGGTTGAGGGAGGTAAAGCCCCTAATGTAATATGTGATCATGTGAAAATGACAGGAACTGTAAGAACACTTAATGATAAAGTCAGAAAAAGAATTAAAGAAATGATGGAAGATGCAATGAAAGGGATTTGTCATACAATGGGGGCTGAATATAAATTTCATTATTTTTTTGGGAATCCAGAGCTTGTAAATGACGATGAAATGTTAAAGCTTGTTATAAAATCTGCAAAAGAAGTGGGAGCAAAACCCGTTGATTTAAAACTTCCCGTAATGGGCGGAGAAGATTTTGCAAATTATTTAAAACTGGTAAAGGGGGCATTTTTCAGACTTGGCAGCTGTAACAGAAAAAAAGAAATAGGCTGCATTGCCCAACATAATCCAAAATTTGATATAGATGAAAATTCATTGGTAATAGGAGCAAAAGTTATGGCAAATTTAGTTAAAGAGTTTAAAAATGAGGGTTAG
- the ligA gene encoding NAD-dependent DNA ligase LigA — MIRNNAEYKKAVETLKKWAYYYYVLDNPLVTDEEYDKLYREVEEYEKAHPNEIDPTSPTQRVGDVVLEGFEKARHLTRMWSMEDVFNENEFKEWLNRVDRLINENYTLYIEPKFDGASLNLVYNNGELVRAETRGDGIIGEDVTLNAKTIKSIPLSIDYKGLIEIRGEVLIRKDDFDKLNEERVQKGEPTFANPRNAAAGSLRQLDPKITASRHLLFQPWGIGYPMEVLNSDEISVNQYEKDKQEFIEKFKTYKNLMDFVYSLGFREPPKRGECKKDDVECILKKYNNFVEIRDNLPVMLDGMVVKVNELHLLDKLGYTQKYPRWMVAFKFPAVEKETILKDVVVQVGRTGVLTPVAILEPVEIGGVIVERATLHNFDEIERMDIRIGDHVIVIRSGDVIPKITKVLKWKRTGTEKKIPRPTHCPVCGAEVLDEGAIIKCQNLSCPARVVNTIIYFASKNCMDIEGLGESVAKLLYEKGLVKDVRDLYKLTVEDLERLPGFARKKAENLIKAIEKSKGTECWRFVNSLGIEHVGEVASKKICEKFGVDFYKHDPKEFLSIEGFGPEIVKSLEEYIKVNKDKIEELIHLIHPKNPEKKEVQNSPLAGKTVVLTGAMKRPREEIKELLESLGAHVTNSVSKKTDYVFYGEEPGSKYEKAKKLGVLLLPEDEMWKMIGEANAN, encoded by the coding sequence ATGATAAGAAATAATGCCGAATATAAAAAAGCTGTTGAGACTTTAAAAAAATGGGCATATTATTATTATGTATTGGATAATCCTTTGGTTACAGATGAAGAATATGATAAATTATACAGAGAAGTTGAAGAATATGAAAAAGCACATCCGAATGAAATAGACCCGACTTCTCCAACCCAAAGGGTTGGGGATGTGGTACTTGAAGGATTTGAGAAAGCAAGACATCTTACGAGAATGTGGTCTATGGAAGATGTTTTTAACGAAAATGAATTTAAGGAGTGGTTAAACAGGGTTGACAGATTAATAAATGAAAACTATACGTTATATATAGAACCAAAATTTGACGGGGCGAGTTTAAATCTTGTTTATAATAACGGGGAATTAGTCAGGGCAGAAACAAGGGGAGACGGAATAATAGGAGAAGATGTAACTCTTAATGCAAAAACAATAAAATCAATTCCTCTTAGCATTGATTATAAGGGGCTTATTGAAATAAGAGGTGAAGTTTTAATAAGAAAAGATGATTTTGATAAGCTAAATGAGGAAAGGGTGCAAAAAGGTGAGCCGACTTTCGCGAATCCGAGAAATGCGGCGGCTGGAAGTTTAAGACAGCTTGACCCTAAAATTACCGCAAGCAGGCATCTGCTTTTTCAGCCTTGGGGTATAGGTTATCCGATGGAGGTTTTAAACAGTGACGAAATTTCAGTAAATCAGTATGAAAAAGATAAACAGGAATTTATAGAAAAATTCAAAACGTATAAAAATTTGATGGATTTTGTATATTCACTTGGATTTAGGGAACCTCCGAAAAGAGGGGAATGTAAAAAAGACGATGTTGAGTGTATATTGAAAAAATACAATAATTTTGTTGAAATAAGAGATAATCTGCCTGTAATGCTGGATGGAATGGTTGTAAAAGTAAATGAATTACATTTGCTTGATAAACTGGGCTATACTCAAAAATATCCGAGATGGATGGTTGCATTTAAATTTCCGGCTGTTGAAAAGGAGACCATTTTAAAAGATGTGGTAGTGCAGGTTGGTAGAACTGGAGTTTTAACACCTGTGGCAATTTTAGAGCCTGTAGAAATAGGCGGGGTTATAGTAGAGAGGGCGACTTTACATAATTTTGATGAAATTGAGAGAATGGATATAAGAATAGGAGACCATGTAATAGTAATAAGAAGCGGGGATGTAATCCCTAAAATTACAAAAGTACTTAAATGGAAAAGAACAGGCACTGAGAAAAAAATCCCTCGTCCGACCCATTGTCCCGTATGCGGGGCTGAGGTGTTGGATGAAGGGGCTATTATTAAATGCCAAAACCTTTCATGTCCTGCAAGGGTTGTAAACACAATAATTTATTTTGCAAGTAAGAATTGTATGGATATTGAGGGGCTAGGGGAAAGCGTTGCAAAACTTTTATATGAAAAAGGTTTGGTAAAAGATGTAAGGGATTTATATAAATTAACAGTAGAAGACCTTGAGAGGTTACCTGGATTTGCAAGAAAAAAAGCGGAAAATTTAATAAAAGCCATAGAAAAATCAAAAGGGACTGAATGCTGGAGATTTGTAAACTCCCTAGGAATTGAGCATGTAGGGGAAGTTGCAAGTAAAAAAATATGTGAGAAATTCGGAGTTGATTTTTATAAACATGATCCAAAAGAATTTTTATCCATTGAAGGTTTCGGACCAGAGATAGTAAAATCACTGGAAGAATACATAAAAGTTAATAAAGACAAAATCGAAGAACTCATACATTTAATTCATCCTAAAAACCCTGAGAAAAAAGAGGTTCAAAATTCACCACTGGCCGGCAAAACAGTGGTTTTAACCGGTGCTATGAAAAGACCAAGGGAAGAAATAAAAGAACTTCTTGAATCTCTCGGGGCACATGTAACAAACAGTGTAAGTAAAAAAACCGATTATGTATTTTACGGTGAAGAGCCTGGAAGCAAATATGAAAAAGCAAAAAAACTTGGTGTGCTGCTTCTTCCAGAAGATGAAATGTGGAAAATGATAGGAGAGGCAAATGCCAACTAA
- a CDS encoding flagellin, which translates to MKVQNLTQNHINNHLQKIQKDIDKIANPKTEELVNQFVNDVLQNDIDTNLQEINNYNDAIGFTQIANSALNSIRDNLHNIKTLQVASNNAALSNDNLNAINSQIQKYAENINKTLENTTYNNKNVFGNFQFNDININTSMPDFNIDNMDNFEKSLNEAFSNIGAAQNTLTNKVDTLSQNIVAKSAAKSQNEPDMAKKIIDMQNEKIKLNSSLLAHAHQTSLNIEYITSLLRD; encoded by the coding sequence ATGAAAGTTCAAAACCTCACACAAAACCACATAAACAACCATTTACAAAAAATCCAAAAAGACATAGACAAAATCGCAAATCCAAAAACTGAGGAATTAGTTAATCAGTTTGTAAATGATGTACTGCAAAATGATATTGACACAAATTTACAGGAAATCAATAATTATAATGATGCAATAGGTTTTACCCAAATTGCAAATAGCGCCTTAAATTCAATAAGGGATAATTTACATAATATAAAAACACTTCAGGTAGCGTCAAATAACGCCGCATTAAGCAATGATAATTTAAATGCAATTAACTCCCAAATTCAAAAATACGCCGAGAATATAAATAAAACACTTGAAAATACAACATATAACAATAAAAACGTATTTGGAAATTTTCAGTTTAATGATATTAATATAAATACCTCTATGCCGGATTTTAATATTGATAACATGGATAATTTTGAAAAATCTTTAAATGAAGCGTTCTCAAATATTGGGGCGGCACAAAACACATTGACAAACAAAGTTGACACATTATCTCAAAATATAGTTGCCAAATCAGCGGCAAAGTCCCAAAACGAACCTGATATGGCAAAAAAAATTATTGATATGCAAAATGAAAAAATAAAACTCAATTCTTCACTTCTAGCCCATGCCCATCAAACCAGCTTAAATATAGAATATATCACTTCCCTTCTTAGGGACTGA
- a CDS encoding succinyl-diaminopimelate desuccinylase: MRKVYELKKGSLIKLENGDIIEFEEIRGDKAIFYNEWGIEIEYPDFIDIDEIGELINQKNSDSYNYSSPTLF, from the coding sequence TTGAGAAAAGTTTATGAACTTAAAAAAGGCTCACTTATAAAACTTGAAAACGGGGATATTATTGAATTTGAGGAAATCAGGGGAGATAAAGCTATTTTTTATAACGAATGGGGAATAGAAATTGAATACCCCGATTTTATCGACATTGATGAAATTGGAGAATTAATCAATCAAAAAAACTCTGATTCTTATAATTATTCTTCCCCTACTCTTTTTTAA